The Benincasa hispida cultivar B227 chromosome 11, ASM972705v1, whole genome shotgun sequence genome has a segment encoding these proteins:
- the LOC120090066 gene encoding trafficking protein particle complex subunit 8 isoform X1 produces MDPANTPLGKMLLEEITPVIMVLNTPLVEEACLKNGLSFIQMLGPFCSFNNIDVPVRTASDQPYRIKKFSSRLFYGSDIRQPNLEASKERLKQVITQASEKDLSELCSDPPQIKDVVDCFESAILPSWFQLFNKELIRNISFSEHEAFDHPVACLLVVSSSDDQPINKFVDLFNTSKLPSLLNDGAMDPKIMKHYLLLHDNQDGSSEKASKILTEMRSTFGSNDCQLVCINSSLDGHIERQDDPWGLLKPDASIGKQLGCFLSNEDLIEIRELMQELSSKHIIPYMEQKIRALNQQVSATRKGFRNQIKNLWWRKGKDDTVDSPSGPTYTYSSIESQIRVLGDYAFMLRDYELALSNYRLISTDYKLDKAWKRYAGVQEMMGLAYFLLDQSRKEAEYCMENAFNTYLKMGPSGHLNATRCGLWSAEMLKAREQYREAAAVYFRICNEEPLHSAVMLEQASYCYLLSKPPLIRKYGFHLVLSGDHYKRMDQINHAIRTYRNAIAVFKGTEWSHIKDHVHFHIGQWYASLGLYDVAVTQMLEILDCNHQSKATQELFLKDFLKIIQKAGKTVKVLKLPLPKINISSLKVIFEDHRTYASPTAANVRESLWRSLEEDMIPSLSSGRTNWLELQSKIMSKKYKESSICVAGEPVEVDIVFKNPLQIPISISSVSLICDLSSKSDETESGTNNIIGGFQNNTELKWSSDWDMGSDNPSYTLSEVHLSLNENEEKVVQLTVTPKIEGILQVVGIRWKLSDSVMGFHSFIDNIGQKNMAKGRQKTKHSLADNLKFIVIKSLPKLEGSILSLPKVAYAGDLQRLVLELKNQSKFSVKNLKMKISQSRFLKIGNQEHTNTDFPACLEKPNNSEQGVRPIPNTTSNDTFLFPRDTTIQGGTPLLLPLWLRAAVPGNISLCISIYYEMEDVSNIMRYRILRMHYSIQVLPSLDLSFQINPCPSRLHEFLVRMDIINKTSSEVFQIHQLSSIGQSWELSLLQPVDTICPSRALMPSQALSCFFVLKNINKSFSSEKKVSSVPVLLGSDLKLGPQNSDEQLFDMASFPLAAFHHSERVYQGTSNQDLNPVDFILITRPLRSTTDPGISESSRLFSHHVCHCSTSSNSPIWWLLEGPRSSYHNFSTSFSEINFKMTIYNSSDSIASIRIKTNDSTSSSEGNETVPQSPNSANQTGWHYASLTQDIKVTSDVLGTQIGKSSSLESVSPFIWSGTSSTTVQIEPKSMAEASLQICIFSPGIYDLSSYILQWELLPSPGSGNVETTVSSGTCRGYPYYLTVLQST; encoded by the exons gcttcaaaagagAGGTTAAAACAAGTCATTACACAAGCCAGCGAGAAAGATCTTTCTGAATTATGCTCCGATCCACCTCAAATTAAGGATGTAGTTGACT GTTTTGAGTCTGCAATTCTACCTTCATGGTTTCAGTTGTTTAACAAAGAGCTTATACGCAATATATCCTTTTCAGAACACGAAGCTTTTGATCATCCTGTGGCAT GTCTTTTGGTTGTCTCTTCAAGCGATGATCAACCTATCAACAAATTTGTTGACCTATTTAATACAAGCAAATTGCCCTCTCTCCTAAATGATGGTGCCATGGACCCTAAGATTATGAAGCACTATTTGTTGTTGCACGATAATCAAGATGGCTCCTCAGAGAA GGCAAGTAAAATACTAACTGAAATGAGGAGTACGTTTGGTTCAAATGACTGCCAGTTAGTTTGCATCAATTCTTCTCTTGATGGACACATTGAACGGCAAGATGATCCTTGGGGTTTGTTA AAGCCCGATGCTTCAATTGGTAAGCAACTTGGCTGCTTTCTTAGCAACGAGGATCTAATTGAG ATCAGAGAGTTAATGCAAGAGTTGTCGTCAAAACATATCATTCCCTACATGGAGCAAAAAATACGAGCATTAAACCAACAG GTGTCTGCCACAAGGAAAGGTTTCAGAAATCAGATAAAAAACTTATGGTGGAGAAAGGGGAAAGACGACACAGTAGATTCTCCAAGTGGCCCTAC GTATACCTATAGCTCCATCGAGTCTCAGATTAGAGTATTGGGTGATTATGCCTTCATGTTGCGGGATTATGAACTTGCATTGTCCAATTATCGCCTGATTTCTACTGATTACAAACTTGATAAAGCTTGGAAACGCTATGCTGGTGTCCAG GAGATGATGGGGCTTGCGTACTTTCTACTGGATCAATCAAGAAAGGAAGCTGAGTATTGCATGGAAAATGCCTTCAATACTTATTTG AAAATGGGCCCATCTGGTCACCTAAATGCAACACGCTGTGGTCTCTGGTCAGCAGAGATGTTGAAGGCAAGAGAACAGTACAGAGAGGCTGCTGCTGTGTATTTCCGTATTTGTAATGAG gAACCTTTACATTCAGCTGTCATGCTTGAGCAAGCATCTTATTGTTACCTGTTATCCAAACCTCCTTTGATACGCAAATATGGATTTCATCTTGTTCTCTCTGGTGATCATTACAAGAGAATGGACCAA ATTAACCATGCAATTCGGACATATAGAAATGCAATTGCCGTTTTTAAAGGAACTGAGTGGAGCCACATCAAAGATCATGTACATTTCCACATTGGACA GTGGTATGCCTCTCTTGGTCTATATGATGTTGCTGTTACTCAAATGTTGGAAATTCTTGACTGTAATCATCAATCAAAGGCAACACAGGAATTGTTCCTGAAGGATTTTCTGAAAATTATTCAG AAAGCAGGAAAGACAGTCAAGGTGTTAAAACTACCATTGCCCAAGATCAACATTTCATCATTAAAGGTTATCTTTGAAGATCATCGAACTTATGCATCACCTACGGCT GCTAATGTTCGAGAAAGTTTATGGCGCTCGTTAGAGGAAGACATGATTCCATCACTGTCCTCTGGGAGGACAAATTGGTTGGAATTACAGTCAAAGATTATGTCGAAAAAGTATAAAGAATCAAGTATTTGTGTTGCAGGAG AACCAGTGGAAGTAGATATTGTATTTAAAAACCCTCTTCAGATCCCTATTTCCATCTCTAGCGTTTCCCTGATATGTGATCTTTCTTCAAAATCTGATGAAACTGAATCTG GTACAAATAACATAATTGGTGGTTTCCAGAATAATACCGAACTCAAGTGGTCATCTGATTG GGATATGGGATCTGACAATCCTTCATATACTTTGTCTGAAGTTCACCTGTCATTAAACGAGAATGAAGAAAAAGTT GTGCAATTGACAGTTACTCCCAAAATAGAAGGCATCCTACAAGTTGTTGGTATTAGGTGGAAACTGTCAGACTCTGTCATGGGTTTTCACAGTTTTATTGACAATATAGGACAGAAGAATATGGCTAAGGGGAGACAGAAAACTAAGCATTCACTTGCTGATAATTTGAAGTTTATAGTGATCAAG AGTCTACCAAAGCTTGAAGGTAGCATTTTGTCACTTCCTAAAGTGGCATATGCCGGGGATTTACAGCGCCTTGTTCTTGAACTGAAAAATCAGTCTAAGTTTTCTGTAAAG aatttgaaaatgaagatcAGTCAATCACGATTCTTGAAAATCGGGAACCAAGAACATACAAATACAGACTTTCCTGCTTGCTTGGAGAAGCCTAATAATAGTGAACAGGGAGTACGCCCTATCCCCAATACAACATCAAATGACACATTTTTGTTTCCTCGG GACACTACAATTCAAGGTGGAACACCCTTGTTGTTGCCCCTTTGGCTTCGAGCTGCTGTTCCTGGAAATATATCCTTGTGCATAAGCATATATTATGAGATGGAAGATGTATCAAATATCATGAGATATCGGATTCTACGCATGCATTACAGTATTCAG GTTTTGCCATCCTTGGATTTGTCATTCCAAATCAATCCATGTCCATCAAGATTGCATGAGTTTCTTGTCCGAATGGATATTATCAACAAGACTAGCTCTGAGGTTTTCCAGATTCACCAGTTGTCATCCATTGGACAGAGCTGGGAACTTTCGTTACTTCAACCTGTTGATACTATTTGTCCTTCACGGGCTTTAATGCCTAGTCAAGCATTGTCGTGTTTCTTCGTTCTTAAG AATATTAACAAATCGTTCAGTTCTGAGAAAAAAGTATCTTCTGTCCCGGTGCTGCTTGGAAGTGATCTAAAGTTGGGTCCTCAGAATAGTGATGAACAACTCTTTGATATGGCTAGTTTTCCCCTGGCCGCTTTCCATCATTCAGAAAGAGTGTACCAAGGAACTTCAAACCAG GACCTTAATCCCGTGGACTTTATATTGATCACTCGGCCACTTAGAAGTACTACTGATCCTGGAATTTCTGAATCATCACGTCTATTCTCTCATCATGTGTGCCATTGTAG CACTTCAAGCAACAGTCCTATATGGTGGCTACTTGAAGGACCTCGGAGTTCATATCACAACTTCTCTACTTCTTTCAGtgaaatcaatttcaaaatgacAATCTACAACTCTTCAGACTCAATTGCATCCATACGCATTAAAACAAATGATTCAACATCATCGAGTGAAGGTAATGAAACTGTTCCGCAATCGCCCAACTCTGCAAACCAAACAGGATGGCACTATGCCTCACTCACACAGGACATTAAGGTCACATCTGATGTTTTGGGAACACAAATAGGAAAGTCATCTTCACTTGAAAGTGTCTCCCCATTTATCTGGTCTGGAACAAGCTCAACAACAGTACAAATTGAACCCAAGTCCATGGCTGAAGCTTCTCTTCAGATCTGTATATTTTCTCCTGGGATATATGATCTCTCAAGCTACATTTTACAGTGGGAACTTTTACCATCGCCGGGTTCAGGAAACGTTGAAACTACCGTGTCATCAGGAACATGCCGTGGCTATCCATACTATCTTACTGTCCTTCAATCTACTTga
- the LOC120090066 gene encoding trafficking protein particle complex subunit 8 isoform X2: MDPANTPLGKMLLEEITPVIMVLNTPLVEEACLKNGLSFIQMLGPFCSFNNIDVPVRTASDQPYRIKKFSSRLFYGSDIRQPNLEASKERLKQVITQASEKDLSELCSDPPQIKDVVDCFESAILPSWFQLFNKELIRNISFSEHEAFDHPVACLLVVSSSDDQPINKFVDLFNTSKLPSLLNDGAMDPKIMKHYLLLHDNQDGSSEKASKILTEMRSTFGSNDCQLVCINSSLDGHIERQDDPWGLLKPDASIGKQLGCFLSNEDLIEIRELMQELSSKHIIPYMEQKIRALNQQVSATRKGFRNQIKNLWWRKGKDDTVDSPSGPTYTYSSIESQIRVLGDYAFMLRDYELALSNYRLISTDYKLDKAWKRYAGVQEMMGLAYFLLDQSRKEAEYCMENAFNTYLKMGPSGHLNATRCGLWSAEMLKAREQYREAAAVYFRICNEEPLHSAVMLEQASYCYLLSKPPLIRKYGFHLVLSGDHYKRMDQINHAIRTYRNAIAVFKGTEWSHIKDHVHFHIGQWYASLGLYDVAVTQMLEILDCNHQSKATQELFLKDFLKIIQKAGKTVKVLKLPLPKINISSLKVIFEDHRTYASPTAANVRESLWRSLEEDMIPSLSSGRTNWLELQSKIMSKKYKESSICVAGEPVEVDIVFKNPLQIPISISSVSLICDLSSKSDETESGTNNIIGGFQNNTELKWSSDWDMGSDNPSYTLSEVHLSLNENEEKVVQLTVTPKIEGILQVVGIRWKLSDSVMGFHSFIDNIGQKNMAKGRQKTKHSLADNLKFIVIKSLPKLEGSILSLPKVAYAGDLQRLVLELKNQSKFSVKNLKMKISQSRFLKIGNQEHTNTDFPACLEKPNNSEQGDTTIQGGTPLLLPLWLRAAVPGNISLCISIYYEMEDVSNIMRYRILRMHYSIQVLPSLDLSFQINPCPSRLHEFLVRMDIINKTSSEVFQIHQLSSIGQSWELSLLQPVDTICPSRALMPSQALSCFFVLKNINKSFSSEKKVSSVPVLLGSDLKLGPQNSDEQLFDMASFPLAAFHHSERVYQGTSNQDLNPVDFILITRPLRSTTDPGISESSRLFSHHVCHCSTSSNSPIWWLLEGPRSSYHNFSTSFSEINFKMTIYNSSDSIASIRIKTNDSTSSSEGNETVPQSPNSANQTGWHYASLTQDIKVTSDVLGTQIGKSSSLESVSPFIWSGTSSTTVQIEPKSMAEASLQICIFSPGIYDLSSYILQWELLPSPGSGNVETTVSSGTCRGYPYYLTVLQST; the protein is encoded by the exons gcttcaaaagagAGGTTAAAACAAGTCATTACACAAGCCAGCGAGAAAGATCTTTCTGAATTATGCTCCGATCCACCTCAAATTAAGGATGTAGTTGACT GTTTTGAGTCTGCAATTCTACCTTCATGGTTTCAGTTGTTTAACAAAGAGCTTATACGCAATATATCCTTTTCAGAACACGAAGCTTTTGATCATCCTGTGGCAT GTCTTTTGGTTGTCTCTTCAAGCGATGATCAACCTATCAACAAATTTGTTGACCTATTTAATACAAGCAAATTGCCCTCTCTCCTAAATGATGGTGCCATGGACCCTAAGATTATGAAGCACTATTTGTTGTTGCACGATAATCAAGATGGCTCCTCAGAGAA GGCAAGTAAAATACTAACTGAAATGAGGAGTACGTTTGGTTCAAATGACTGCCAGTTAGTTTGCATCAATTCTTCTCTTGATGGACACATTGAACGGCAAGATGATCCTTGGGGTTTGTTA AAGCCCGATGCTTCAATTGGTAAGCAACTTGGCTGCTTTCTTAGCAACGAGGATCTAATTGAG ATCAGAGAGTTAATGCAAGAGTTGTCGTCAAAACATATCATTCCCTACATGGAGCAAAAAATACGAGCATTAAACCAACAG GTGTCTGCCACAAGGAAAGGTTTCAGAAATCAGATAAAAAACTTATGGTGGAGAAAGGGGAAAGACGACACAGTAGATTCTCCAAGTGGCCCTAC GTATACCTATAGCTCCATCGAGTCTCAGATTAGAGTATTGGGTGATTATGCCTTCATGTTGCGGGATTATGAACTTGCATTGTCCAATTATCGCCTGATTTCTACTGATTACAAACTTGATAAAGCTTGGAAACGCTATGCTGGTGTCCAG GAGATGATGGGGCTTGCGTACTTTCTACTGGATCAATCAAGAAAGGAAGCTGAGTATTGCATGGAAAATGCCTTCAATACTTATTTG AAAATGGGCCCATCTGGTCACCTAAATGCAACACGCTGTGGTCTCTGGTCAGCAGAGATGTTGAAGGCAAGAGAACAGTACAGAGAGGCTGCTGCTGTGTATTTCCGTATTTGTAATGAG gAACCTTTACATTCAGCTGTCATGCTTGAGCAAGCATCTTATTGTTACCTGTTATCCAAACCTCCTTTGATACGCAAATATGGATTTCATCTTGTTCTCTCTGGTGATCATTACAAGAGAATGGACCAA ATTAACCATGCAATTCGGACATATAGAAATGCAATTGCCGTTTTTAAAGGAACTGAGTGGAGCCACATCAAAGATCATGTACATTTCCACATTGGACA GTGGTATGCCTCTCTTGGTCTATATGATGTTGCTGTTACTCAAATGTTGGAAATTCTTGACTGTAATCATCAATCAAAGGCAACACAGGAATTGTTCCTGAAGGATTTTCTGAAAATTATTCAG AAAGCAGGAAAGACAGTCAAGGTGTTAAAACTACCATTGCCCAAGATCAACATTTCATCATTAAAGGTTATCTTTGAAGATCATCGAACTTATGCATCACCTACGGCT GCTAATGTTCGAGAAAGTTTATGGCGCTCGTTAGAGGAAGACATGATTCCATCACTGTCCTCTGGGAGGACAAATTGGTTGGAATTACAGTCAAAGATTATGTCGAAAAAGTATAAAGAATCAAGTATTTGTGTTGCAGGAG AACCAGTGGAAGTAGATATTGTATTTAAAAACCCTCTTCAGATCCCTATTTCCATCTCTAGCGTTTCCCTGATATGTGATCTTTCTTCAAAATCTGATGAAACTGAATCTG GTACAAATAACATAATTGGTGGTTTCCAGAATAATACCGAACTCAAGTGGTCATCTGATTG GGATATGGGATCTGACAATCCTTCATATACTTTGTCTGAAGTTCACCTGTCATTAAACGAGAATGAAGAAAAAGTT GTGCAATTGACAGTTACTCCCAAAATAGAAGGCATCCTACAAGTTGTTGGTATTAGGTGGAAACTGTCAGACTCTGTCATGGGTTTTCACAGTTTTATTGACAATATAGGACAGAAGAATATGGCTAAGGGGAGACAGAAAACTAAGCATTCACTTGCTGATAATTTGAAGTTTATAGTGATCAAG AGTCTACCAAAGCTTGAAGGTAGCATTTTGTCACTTCCTAAAGTGGCATATGCCGGGGATTTACAGCGCCTTGTTCTTGAACTGAAAAATCAGTCTAAGTTTTCTGTAAAG aatttgaaaatgaagatcAGTCAATCACGATTCTTGAAAATCGGGAACCAAGAACATACAAATACAGACTTTCCTGCTTGCTTGGAGAAGCCTAATAATAGTGAACAGGGA GACACTACAATTCAAGGTGGAACACCCTTGTTGTTGCCCCTTTGGCTTCGAGCTGCTGTTCCTGGAAATATATCCTTGTGCATAAGCATATATTATGAGATGGAAGATGTATCAAATATCATGAGATATCGGATTCTACGCATGCATTACAGTATTCAG GTTTTGCCATCCTTGGATTTGTCATTCCAAATCAATCCATGTCCATCAAGATTGCATGAGTTTCTTGTCCGAATGGATATTATCAACAAGACTAGCTCTGAGGTTTTCCAGATTCACCAGTTGTCATCCATTGGACAGAGCTGGGAACTTTCGTTACTTCAACCTGTTGATACTATTTGTCCTTCACGGGCTTTAATGCCTAGTCAAGCATTGTCGTGTTTCTTCGTTCTTAAG AATATTAACAAATCGTTCAGTTCTGAGAAAAAAGTATCTTCTGTCCCGGTGCTGCTTGGAAGTGATCTAAAGTTGGGTCCTCAGAATAGTGATGAACAACTCTTTGATATGGCTAGTTTTCCCCTGGCCGCTTTCCATCATTCAGAAAGAGTGTACCAAGGAACTTCAAACCAG GACCTTAATCCCGTGGACTTTATATTGATCACTCGGCCACTTAGAAGTACTACTGATCCTGGAATTTCTGAATCATCACGTCTATTCTCTCATCATGTGTGCCATTGTAG CACTTCAAGCAACAGTCCTATATGGTGGCTACTTGAAGGACCTCGGAGTTCATATCACAACTTCTCTACTTCTTTCAGtgaaatcaatttcaaaatgacAATCTACAACTCTTCAGACTCAATTGCATCCATACGCATTAAAACAAATGATTCAACATCATCGAGTGAAGGTAATGAAACTGTTCCGCAATCGCCCAACTCTGCAAACCAAACAGGATGGCACTATGCCTCACTCACACAGGACATTAAGGTCACATCTGATGTTTTGGGAACACAAATAGGAAAGTCATCTTCACTTGAAAGTGTCTCCCCATTTATCTGGTCTGGAACAAGCTCAACAACAGTACAAATTGAACCCAAGTCCATGGCTGAAGCTTCTCTTCAGATCTGTATATTTTCTCCTGGGATATATGATCTCTCAAGCTACATTTTACAGTGGGAACTTTTACCATCGCCGGGTTCAGGAAACGTTGAAACTACCGTGTCATCAGGAACATGCCGTGGCTATCCATACTATCTTACTGTCCTTCAATCTACTTga